The following are from one region of the Nymphaea colorata isolate Beijing-Zhang1983 chromosome 7, ASM883128v2, whole genome shotgun sequence genome:
- the LOC116257208 gene encoding probable E3 ubiquitin-protein ligase RHC2A, with protein sequence MGSLEPRSEEHETASGTVHLKFQTMILFQTRGAEGGRQEGRSTETPAHVRLLNLVRSSAVVDRSSLQTREGVAQHVLRHFSDVRCERLVGWVGHILGDLWDFIQPGDARTVVGPDESLVVVSTTTLTYQVLRDEEWGVAGTDDMTDALEEQLVEFFLAETEDLAAGDSLFAYEPPPAPASKASVDALERKKVDDQEEEISEQKMCVVCQDEVGRGDCLAKMPCSHEFHEVCILAWLERAHSCPVCRFELPVDDDS encoded by the coding sequence ATGGGATCGCTGGAACCAAGATCTGAGGAGCATGAGACGGCTTCAGGAACGGTGCATTTGAAATTCCAAACGATGATCCTTTTCCAAACCAGAGGAGCTGAAGGTGGTCGTCAAGAGGGACGTTCAACGGAGACGCCGGCGCATGTTCGTCTTCTCAACTTGGTCAGAAGCTCCGCCGTCGTGGACCGGAGCAGCTTACAGACCAGAGAGGGCGTGGCGCAGCACGTCCTGCGACACTTCTCCGATGTCCGGTGCGAGCGGCTGGTCGGTTGGGTCGGCCATATTTTAGGAGATCTGTGGGACTTCATCCAGCCGGGAGATGCCCGGACGGTGGTGGGACCCGACGAGTCTCTGGTGGTAGTGTCGACTACCACCTTGACTTATCAGGTGCTCAGGGACGAGGAGTGGGGGGTTGCCGGCACCGATGACATGACTGACGCTTTGGAGGAGCAGTTGGTGGAGTTTTTTCTCGCGGAGACAGAGGATTTGGCTGCCGGGGATTCTCTGTTTGCTTATGAGCCACCGCCGGCTCCTGCATCAAAGGCTTCGGTGGATGCCTTGGAGAGGAAGAAGGTCGATGACCAGGAGGAGGAGATTTCTGAGCAGAAGATGTGCGTGGTTTGCCAGGATGAAGTTGGCAGAGGAGACTGCTTAGCTAAGATGCCTTGCTCCCACGAGTTTCATGAAGTCTGCATCTTGGCATGGCTTGAACGAGCGCATTCTTGCCCGGTCTGCCGCTTCGAGTTGCCCGTTGACGATGACTCGTGA
- the LOC116258059 gene encoding E3 ubiquitin-protein ligase RING1-like has product MTEKRKVTLRLVVELYDEQRREEQDGIRMFVLSRAETHRIPIYYCCFDTVDSIWDHIGWRLCAGRSTATAAHIQSHASDLCGSIQEAVRIRGRHIPDGEPIQLSFTVQLSQVSPGQDAGEGLGSSEPTRTVPASKSSVQSLKRKRAAMDENGDDSLAKKVCIICQDEFGKEGSLAAMPCDHEFHEKCIVGWLERAHSCPLCRFRLPTD; this is encoded by the coding sequence atgACAGAAAAGAGGAAAGTGACGCTGAGGCTGGTGGTAGAGCTGTATGACGAGCAGAGACGGGAAGAGCAAGACGGAATAAGGATGTTTGTGCTCTCACGGGCAGAGACTCATCGTATCCCCATATACTATTGCTGCTTTGACACGGTAGATTCCATTTGGGATCACATCGGATGGCGACTGTGCGCCGGCAGGTCGACTGCAACTGCTGCACACATTCAGAGCCATGCGTCGGATCTGTGCGGCAGCATCCAAGAAGCGGTTCGCATCCGTGGCCGGCATATTCCAGACGGTGAGCCCATCCAGCTTTCCTTCACTGTGCAGCTCTCCCAGGTTTCGCCCGGCCAGGATGCCGGTGAGGGTCTGGGATCGTCCGAGCCCACTAGGACGGTTCCAGCATCGAAGTCGTCGGTGCAGTcgttgaagagaaagagagcggcCATGGATGAAAATGGCGATGATTCTTTAGCAAAGAAGGTCTGTATCATCTGCCAGGACGAGTTCGGCAAGGAAGGGAGCTTGGCCGCCATGCCCTGCGACCACGAGTTCCATGAGAAATGCATCGTTGGTTGGCTCGAACGAGCCCACTCCTGTCCGCTCTGTAGGTTCCGGTTGCCGACCGATTGA